One stretch of Nitrospirota bacterium DNA includes these proteins:
- a CDS encoding Mur ligase domain-containing protein yields the protein MAKIFFSGIGGSGLSALACFMADRGHHIAGSDRSFDRSPDNALCALFRARGISIVPQDGSGIDASYDLLVLSTAVEDRNPDIVKAREANVRMLTRPQYLSEIAAGFRTIAVAGTSGKSTTAGLLAFLLRALGMEPNFIGGGRVKQFRSAVNPGNSLSGSSDFLVIEACESDGSVVHYYPLHSIITNLSLDHNAIETTGQMFETLGRNTAQVLVIGGDDRNLSGLRFDHPVRFSVDTQSEYTVESVEYRSLSTAFSVKGVDFQLALPGKHNLCNALAAIALLTEMGVGLRDIAGVLLDFAGVERRFDIHLDNGRHLVIDDYAHNPHKITSLMQTITAMRDRVCYIFQPHGFGPTLLMKQEYIEAFVRNLRPGDHLMLLPIYFAGGTAHRNVSSELLSDEIKSAGRSAEVLQERALLFDRLGEWDNYIVFGARDDTLANYAQDIARRLQ from the coding sequence ATGGCAAAGATATTCTTTTCGGGGATCGGCGGCAGCGGGTTGTCTGCGCTTGCATGTTTCATGGCTGACCGCGGTCACCATATTGCCGGCTCTGACCGGTCCTTCGACAGATCACCGGATAATGCCCTGTGCGCCCTTTTCAGGGCCAGGGGGATCAGTATCGTCCCCCAGGACGGCTCGGGCATCGACGCATCATATGATCTGCTCGTCCTCAGTACCGCGGTTGAAGACAGGAACCCGGACATCGTGAAAGCAAGAGAAGCCAATGTCAGAATGCTGACCCGTCCGCAGTACCTGAGCGAGATTGCAGCCGGATTCAGGACTATCGCGGTTGCCGGCACAAGCGGAAAATCAACCACGGCAGGCCTGCTCGCCTTTCTTTTGCGCGCACTCGGCATGGAACCGAACTTTATCGGCGGAGGAAGGGTGAAACAGTTCAGGTCAGCAGTGAATCCCGGCAACAGCCTTTCCGGCAGTTCTGATTTTCTTGTTATCGAAGCCTGTGAATCTGACGGCTCGGTCGTTCATTATTATCCCCTGCATTCCATTATCACCAACCTCAGTCTTGATCATAATGCAATCGAAACGACCGGGCAGATGTTTGAGACGCTGGGAAGGAATACCGCGCAGGTGCTCGTGATAGGCGGAGATGACCGGAATCTGTCCGGGTTGCGGTTCGACCATCCCGTAAGGTTTTCGGTAGATACGCAATCTGAATATACGGTAGAATCAGTGGAATACCGTTCGCTGAGCACTGCCTTCAGCGTAAAGGGAGTTGATTTTCAGCTTGCCCTGCCGGGAAAACACAACCTCTGCAATGCGCTTGCGGCAATAGCCCTCCTTACAGAGATGGGAGTCGGGCTGCGCGATATCGCCGGCGTCCTGCTTGATTTTGCCGGCGTTGAGCGCAGGTTCGACATCCACCTCGACAACGGAAGACATCTGGTGATCGATGATTATGCCCATAACCCCCATAAGATCACTTCTCTCATGCAGACGATAACGGCAATGCGTGATAGGGTATGTTACATATTCCAGCCCCACGGTTTCGGACCGACACTGCTGATGAAGCAGGAGTATATTGAGGCGTTTGTGCGGAATCTCCGTCCAGGGGATCATCTCATGCTGCTTCCCATCTATTTCGCGGGAGGTACGGCACACAGAAATGTCTCGAGCGAACTCCTGTCGGATGAGATCAAGTCGGCAGGCAGGTCGGCAGAGGTTTTGCAGGAGAGGGCTCTGCTCTTCGACCGGCTTGGGGAATGGGACAATTATATCGTTTTCGGAGCCCGTGATGACACACTGGCGAATTATGCACAGGATATTGCGCGGAGACTTCAGTGA
- the yajC gene encoding preprotein translocase subunit YajC, whose translation MDLINTAYAMGPAPQGGAGQGGAGGLIGSLIPLVLIFVIFYFLLIRPQQKRAKEHKNMIDNLKKGDKIITSGGIYGIIESVGTNTVTIKAGENVKMKLGKSYVAALRASSDED comes from the coding sequence ATGGATCTGATAAATACAGCATATGCAATGGGTCCTGCCCCGCAGGGAGGCGCAGGACAGGGAGGCGCAGGAGGTCTTATCGGAAGCCTGATTCCTCTTGTCCTTATTTTCGTTATCTTTTATTTCCTCCTTATCAGGCCCCAGCAGAAAAGGGCAAAAGAACACAAGAACATGATAGATAATCTCAAAAAGGGTGACAAGATCATCACATCAGGAGGGATTTACGGCATTATTGAGTCCGTAGGAACAAATACGGTTACCATTAAGGCCGGAGAAAATGTCAAGATGAAGCTCGGGAAGTCATATGTGGCTGCCCTGAGAGCATCTTCCGATGAGGATTAA